The nucleotide window TTGTGTCTGGACATCAGCTCCTGCATGGGCTCCAGGATAACACAGAgctgggggggaggggggacaaAGAAAGGCAGCAGGTTAAAGATCACACAGATTGTGTACTCTAAATCTAAATCATCTATTATCAGCTGGTGTTcaggacaaaataaatatttggtgTGCTTCAAATTCTCATATGAGAAAATACAAGACTACAATGAAACACGACTCAGAAGCACATTAAAAAGGCAGACTAAACTCCAGCACTGAGGCATCTGAAGCAGTTTATGTTCTATCCTTGTGGATTTTCAGTGTTGCTGGTGACCATATGAACCGTTTAGGTGCTAGTGAGTGTTATTATGCTTAACAGCTAACAGAACATAAAAATGATgcataacaaaagaaaaaggattgTTTTCTGGATGTATCATATGTACGCAGCGTCATGGAAATATGTCAGGGTGTGATGTTGAGCCGCAGCCTCTGGTAACACAACTTCTCATTTACCCTGttccccccccctctcaaaaacagcaaagaaacCCTGGTGGGACTCAAGGGGCAACAGGTGTGGGGATGAAATACTGTTTGATTAATTTGTGGCATTATCAGCAACTGTGATGTCCTCAGCTGACTTTACCAGGTGTCAGAGAGAAATGTAACAAGTGTTAAAGCTGCTCTGTTAAAGTCAGACAGGAGATGCAGACTGATTGAGGATTTAGAGGCAGTTGCATGTTATaaagatgaaattaaataatgttCTAGCAGTGAGGAATATGCTCATGTTTTCTGGTAGTGATTTCaaaaaaagtaggaaaaaaatgtatatgtgtatgttggTAGAACACAAGAGGCAAACAATAACGGGACATACTCATCAACACAATGCCCTAGTACCTACTAGTGGTCATAAAAGTATCTACATAGTAACTTAGTAAGTATTTTGAGTCACTCATCATCAAAAATCAGCAGAGACATGTTTAAGTCTATAATTTGAACACCTGCAAGGTACCAGATAACTCATTTGTTCTAAAGATGTTCTTACTAGAATATGACTAGACCCTGATCATGACACAACgaagagagaaaatattaaaCGCCATCGTCATCCTTGAGGTAAAATGTTGTATGTGTGCTTCACTTACTCGGAGGTAGTTAAGAGTAGAGTTCGACAGGCCACATCTTGTAATGTTTTTGGACAGCTGGTCCAGCATCTGTGGGTCCTGGGCCTGAGACGCCAACAAACAAgactgattaaaataatggacaaacacgcacacaccatAACAAACATCCCCTGTGGATCGCCCCTCCCTCTGTATCCACTCACATGCATGGCCAGTATACTGCGGGGGATGAGTTCACGGTGCTGTCTGATGCTGAAGTGCCACGTCTTTATCCTCATCATGTCATCAAACATGAACTCCAGGTACAAGCGCCCCTCTACACACACCTACGGCAATTCAGAGGACTGAGGTCAGTAACTAGCAGGGGACAAATGGCAGAAATGGCCATTTTAAAACAAGGTGtggacacaaatacacacctgTGTGAACATTGGCTTTCCATTCTGGGTGACCATGGTGCACTGGTCACAGTCGAGGGAGACAAAGTTATTGTGGAAGGACTCCTTGGGATGTTTCAGCACATAGTAGAGCTCAGTGGCACCGCCCTCAAATATACTCCGGAAGTATCTTGGAATCAACGTCCGGCCAATtgctggagaggagagaaaaacacagagggtATGAGAACAGGAACACGTCGGTAGGCTGTACAGTCCATTTGTGACTGTAGAACTTGGGGTGAAAAGTGCAGTTTGTTTCTTACTGTAACGTTTGGGTCCATCCTCCAGACAGAAAGTAATAGTCAACATGGCGTCATCTTCAAAGAACTCTGTAGTAAATGCATCCCACCACAGGTTATCACACTCCTACAAGgtaaagagagggagggaaaaataATCGGTTATAAACACAGCTCTTGAGTTGTGCATGCGTTTTTGAGTGTGCGTATGTGTGGCCGTGTGTGCTTACAAACCTCTGTCCAGTTCTGTAGCCGTTTGTTGAGTTCAAATATTCTGTAGTCTGTCTGGTTGCCATATGGTGTGTGCCTCCTGCgccacaaagagaaagaagaaggagaaaacaaaagacagacagacattggGTTGAGATCAGTTATCTCGGGGTAATATGACAGCTTCACTGCTTTTAAGACCGTTTCGCAACCTAGTTTTAGCCTTGTCACTGACTAAATGCAAAATTGGTATTGAAAGCGAGATAAGAACACGGCTTCTCACGACCTTATCTACACTTGTGTTAATGCTCTCGTTTTCACATTAACTCGAAGATACTGCGAAATAATGCAGTCTTACCCTATTCCTGGCTCCAGGTATGTGGGAGGATACATTGGGGTGGGACTGGAGaaacaagagacagagagattatTACATTCAGCTATAGCACTAATATGCCCTCCTCCAGCGGCTAGTCTATCTTTACGAGCCTGGGACGCGAGCCAAACATGGCACAAATTGGATGATACAAGGAGACAGTAAATAACAACACGtctcagttacacacacacaacaactgAAGCAAACTCGCCTCGCTGCAAAAAGACGAGCGGAGCATCACGGCCCACAGTTCTTCTTAGGTGTGCTTCTTAACCTTACTGAGCCACACAAGTCAAGTCTAATCAATTTTAGCATTAAACATTAGCCACTCCACTGTTCCAACAGTAGTTATTGTAGCTCAACAAGCATCTGCCTGAATAATAGATCGTCTAAATGGTGATGGACCAAAATGACACTGCACTAAATTACACAGACGACtggatcaaaacacacacaactgctCTCCTTCTCTAAGATATCACCAGTAACCCTTTGTGCACCCAAAAGTGTCTCCAGAATACCGACGTGTGACAAATTTGCACATAAGCATTACACTTGAGAATGACAGTGCTGCTGACAGGATGAACACAATACTACTAATCTTGGGTTTTCCAGCTgagaaaacacagcagctgttcTGGAAACCTCAAATTTAACCAAAACTATCTACTGAGATCATTTTCTTGACTTCATGTTCATCTCCACCATATAGTCTGAGTATTTGAGCAGGATGTTTGTGAAcctgaacaaacacaaacagtcgCTCTGTAGTTTAAATTCACCACACATCGCAGCTCGTCGACTCTTATCTGAACCATTTTACACAGTTTTGCTGATGTGTGTTTTCGGCATCATTCACACATACGCAACCGTTGGACCATTTGTGCAGTATATTATTTTTTGACTCCAACCGTGTGTACAGATTTTAGCTTTAGGCTAACTAGAAAGACACTGTGGTCTAAGAACTCACCAGGACCTGCAACTCTTTCAGGAATTACCCTCCAGTGTTTCTCCTTTCCCCTTTTGTCTCTGTTCAGTTACGAAGCAGATTCATAAAACGCTGCAATCAATGCTAATTTTCCCTTCAGGGCCCATCAGGAAAATGTGAGCCTAATCGCACCCGATCGTGTCTTTccactgtgtttaaatgttatcTCGCAGCCTCTAAAATCTGCCCTGATTTCTGTGTGAACGCACCATAGGACATCTGAAAGGATAGCTCTTCCTGTCCAGAGCAGGCTTGGCAAGGTTTTACACAcccaaatacacaaacagagacagaaaactcACCCCACGTCTCTGTCCAGCATGGTGCCGGGGTGGAAAGGGGGGAAAGTGCTACCGTTGGGGGGCTCCTTGGGGGAGTACAGCTTGAATGACTTGGAGGAACAGCCTGGAAGAgaggtgagaaaaaaatattagaagagacataaaagtaaaaagtgtgacagcTGTATCTGTCAAATTGGGGAACAAACACAGTATCTGTTAATACACAAATTCAGCGAGTGACACAGTAAACCTTTTAACAGATTGTGAACAGTGGTCCAGCTGGGACTGTAAATAAAGAGCTAAATTGTAAAGCCAAGAAAGAAAGGACACATAAGAGGGTGAAAACGGTGCCCGAGGTTACTACACCATATGGAATTACAGTGATTACTTAGTTACTCGCTTTTGGAGGGGCCCTCGCAAAGAATGACTGTATTATGTGAGGTTGGAAGCAGCCTGACCTGGCCTGTATGGCCCAATTTTAGTTGGCTGCTCTCACAGGTCTTCCCAACTACCACAGTCTTGTCACAGGAAGAcgcaaaaaacaacataatcagGAGGGAGATTCCTGTAAACGCCCTGCTCCGTGCTCCTGCTACAGATACCGCTGCTCTCCTTCTGCTCTCTCTTCTCACTCTGTATACATCTATCAAATACCACCaattacacagacacaccaacACTAACCACacactaaccacacacacacacacacacacacaaataaaaactgatgaatgtctgtctcacacacacatctccatcCCCCTGTTGTACTCTTAATTGCCCAGCTCTCCTATAAAGGCCATCCAGGCGTGGTGGCCTCCAGGTCATGACCCCTGCCATCACCATGGTGAAGCCCCGCCTCATtaatgtctctctgtcttgtctctgcatattaaaacatatcactgtgtgtgtgtgtgaaagcgaGTGAGGTATTTCATAGAGAGGAAAATTGTGGTTTGAGAGCACAGCACTGTTTTCTATACATTTGACAGACAattaaagagttttaaaaaagccTCTCCTCTGTGAAGAGAAAAAGGCTGACTTTTCAATAATATATGTTCGCTGTCTAAAGTCAGCTTTTTGCATCTTTGTTGGAGACTTCACAGCAACATGGAGAGAGCCATATCCAAAAATGACCTTTAGCCACACTCACATATACCAAGTTGGGTGGTCTTAACTTATCTGCAGTACGTTAATctataaaaaccaaaacaaatgtctCAGGTCTACAGGTTTCTACTCTGACAGGATCCTAAGTGTAACAGTGGCCACAACCATCTTTCTCAAATTGACCCAGTGGTGAATAAATAATACATCAACAAGGAAAGTTCTTCCATGAAGCGAGGCACAGATCTTCGAAACAAGAATCACATCTTTCTACATggaggaataaataaaaaagccatCCATTTCAAGCCCTGTCTTCACTTCACTGTAAAAACAAGTTGTTTACTGTGCAATACAGCAATGCTATGCAAAAGGGCTGGATGCACCACCAGAGGAAAACAAATGGGggttgataaataaataaataatcgaTGGTTAAGTGTCCATTAGTTGTTGAGAGCTCCATtagctcctctcttctcctgtttGCTGTTAATGACAGGCAGTCACAATCACATCAGCTGGATTTCACTTCCTCCACTGGGAATCATGCTCCCCTCTCTCCTACAAGCacactctacacacacaaacacacatatgtatatatttacacgcatatattacatatatatctTAACTTTCTTGGCTTGAGTGATGATAACCATCGTCATCCAACCTTCTGAACAATATCTCATCTACTTTCAGACGTGgatcatgtaaaaaaaacatacattacatttCACAGGACAAAAATCCAGTAAGCATTATGAAGTCTCCTCTAACTGAGAATAACCTGTCGTGGTGTTGGGCTGCTGTCACCATGATTGCTAAGTGTTCACAAGGCTTATAAGCGATTGCTAGGTTACACTGAAGCATTAACCTGCAAACTTTAATTTTTACAAAAACCCGACATGAATCTAAAGATGATATCGAGTAGCACTTGAAACGCCCTATTCGCCAGTTGATTGTTTCACAACTTTAGCAGTCATGGCACATTTTGACGAGGGGTAGCCTGCTTACAAAGGCAATTAGAAAAGCAGCCAGCGCATACTGCTAACACTTAGCCGCTAGCTCGAACAAAACGGGTTGATTTCTCAGGGAGAGTTAACAACAACACACGCCTGcaaacacaattttaacaagCAATTCACACACTGGGATATACATGATACAATAACCTCACTATCCCCACTCAACCAAATGCTGCCTGTACACAGCACTGCTTTACGTGGGCCTGCGGggctagctaacgttagccagcCTAGAACACAGTTGGTAACCAGTTAGCTGCTGTTAGCCGTTAGCCGTTAAATCCCATTTTCAACGAGAAAGCGCCGAAATAACGTAAGAAATCACAACCGCTGCGGCTCGTACACCACGTTTCATCGCCGCAACCTCCAAACATTGTAGTAaaaggtgtgtgtttgctggGGAAATGGGTCTCTTTTACCTGCAAAGAAGTCCAATCAGAAAATTGATGTTTACAGATCCGTGGTGATAGACCGTGTGTACGCTCCGTGCGTAAAGACGGATAGGCCCGCTGGACGCGACGTACCAACACAATACGTCCCTGTGAACAGgatcaatacaaaaaaatctgCTCAAACCGCGACACTGAGAGGGAATACGGCCCAAATTGCGGGAGTCGGTCGGCTATGTTTTGTCCCGCATGAGGCCTTGTTAGTGGGCTGAAGCCTGCTGTGGGTTTACATACGGACCCCGATGAGCCCTTTGTTCACGGGAGGACATGAACAATAGCTGTaggccctcctcctcctcctctccctcagcaatgctcctctctcctctgcccAGCACCGCCAGCcgcccccctccacacacacacacacacatacacacacacctccccctGCACATAAAGGTTGTCTgctaagcattttttttttcttccttcctccccacATCCCATCCTTTCCATATAACTGACACAGATGAGAATTGGCCCTAATGcagccaagtgtgtgtgtgtgtgtgtgtgcaaataaaGATCGTGCTGACTGCAAAGTGGTTTTCATGTTCACCTAATTAGTGCACATCATCAGCTTGCTGCAAAAACAACTGAGCTGAGACACTGACAGCCCAGTGTCAAGTCATGGGTAATAATATATGAGGTGGGTCCCACGCAGTGCAGTCCAGTACAGTAGCCTGATCAGCCAAAAGTGGATTAAGATCTTATAAATTAACTTTCATGTAAGGAAAACAGACTTGAGTTGTTTGCAATTAATTGTGTCTTTGAGTTTGTACACTGAACTGTCTCCAAGGTAGGCCAGTAAATCCATTACCATTgggaatctctctctctctctctctctctctctctctctctctcacacacacacacacacacacacacacacacacacacacacacacacacacacacacacacacacacacacacagaaagcacTAAGCCAAAAGGAGAATCCCATAGGCCTCTAAATCTGCTTAAATCGCCTCAAATTATAATCAGATATTCAGATCACAGCCAGAGAGAACTCATCCATATGGCCAAAGTTGGGATATAAAAAGAACAAGTTGTATTAGGTCAGGAgtttttcatactgtatatgtgttggtgtgtgtaagTGCAGCCGGTCATCTGAGCCACCAACATGTTCTGATTTATACACTATCCATGCACACAGGGAGCGAAAACACAATGTTTCATAAAAGATTTATTCCCAAATTCAGCTGCTTTTGTGAGCTTCTCCATGGAAACAGTTAACAGGCTTTCACAGAGGCTACTGTACACCAAAAAACGGGTGTGTTCTggtaatattaaatataacgTAATTCAACTTTATATAGttttaaagctacccttacctttgttacatttttacacatttttttgtttaggttaaaatactataaataaagtaatggcactttaaaatgttagagatccaccaggcatagaaactaatcattattccattctcataatattctgtgaaaactctgaccaatcatatcattcagtccgaatgatatgattggctgagcgacctgcctgttttccccttctGCATTAAGTAATCATGTGCACCCCTacccggaagagagtctgttgtggatccacagcatcataatacatccatgatccacggagacAGTCGTAAACAACcagtagcgactgacaatgaccgacaaaagcgggccacggcttccacctccagccgctcccacggggaaaaagaaaactatatatatatatagtaaaatTTAAGTAAAATTACTTTTGAGGGgcagttttaaataatttggcCCAGGGATTAAGGTTTACATACATATGAATATGGAAGTCTTATtctaattcaaaaatatgtacTCCACTGTGATTGAGAGCTTAACAGTGTAGTTTATAAATGTGGAGGGATTCAATTCATTTTAGTTTACTGGACCAGTTTTGCTCCAGGATGCATTTCAAGTATCTGTTCCAAAGTGTTGCAGCTGAGAACCAAAAATTCATAtagaaaatgtatatatatattttatgctATAAAGCTTATATAGACAGTATATATTATCTgtctgtatcatcatcatctatatcactatatacagtatatatgattTATAATGAGTCAAAAATTACCATTCACTTCAATGATAAACTGAGGCTAAGGAGTAGGTAATCTACAGACAGTAGGTCCTGAACCAAAGTATAGAACAAAATCTAAATGACCTGAAGATGGCACTGAATGAAAAGTCAGGCGATCAAAGTTATGATGACTCATCAAGTAAGGGAAcatgaatgtgtatatataaaatgtcatggcaatccatccaactgttgtttatatatttcaataaaaaaacaatgtcagtTTCATGGTGACGCTataggaaaagtcaggggatcatcaAAGTATCTGCACAAAAAAGTGATGGACCGAGTGACTGACAGACCTACAGTGCTATTACTTCAACcatgctaaataaataaaggaacaCACTAATAATGAAAAGCTCT belongs to Scomber scombrus chromosome 2, fScoSco1.1, whole genome shotgun sequence and includes:
- the ldb1b gene encoding LIM domain-binding protein 1b isoform X4 encodes the protein MLDRDVGRHTPYGNQTDYRIFELNKRLQNWTEECDNLWWDAFTTEFFEDDAMLTITFCLEDGPKRYTIGRTLIPRYFRSIFEGGATELYYVLKHPKESFHNNFVSLDCDQCTMVTQNGKPMFTQVCVEGRLYLEFMFDDMMRIKTWHFSIRQHRELIPRSILAMHAQDPQMLDQLSKNITRCGLSNSTLNYLRLCVILEPMQELMSRHKTYSLSPRDCLKTCLFQKWQRMVAPPAEPSRQAPNKRRKRKMSGGSTISGGGGTNNNNNNKKKSPGSGFPLSSQVPDVMVVGEPTLMGGEFGDEDERLITRLENTQFDAANGIDDEDSFNNSPALGSNSPWNNKAPSSQESKSDNPTSQASQ
- the ldb1b gene encoding LIM domain-binding protein 1b isoform X2, with the protein product MSVGGCACPGCSSKSFKLYSPKEPPNGSTFPPFHPGTMLDRDVGPTPMYPPTYLEPGIGRHTPYGNQTDYRIFELNKRLQNWTEECDNLWWDAFTTEFFEDDAMLTITFCLEDGPKRYTIGRTLIPRYFRSIFEGGATELYYVLKHPKESFHNNFVSLDCDQCTMVTQNGKPMFTQVCVEGRLYLEFMFDDMMRIKTWHFSIRQHRELIPRSILAMHAQDPQMLDQLSKNITRCGLSNSTLNYLRLCVILEPMQELMSRHKTYSLSPRDCLKTCLFQKWQRMVAPPAEPSRQAPNKRRKRKMSGGSTISGGGGTNNNNNNKKKSPGSGFPLSSQVPDVMVVGEPTLMGGEFGDEDERLITRLENTQFDAANGIDDEDSFNNSPALGSNSPWNNKAPSSQESKSDNPTSQASQ
- the ldb1b gene encoding LIM domain-binding protein 1b isoform X3, which encodes MLDRDVGPTPMYPPTYLEPGIGRHTPYGNQTDYRIFELNKRLQNWTEECDNLWWDAFTTEFFEDDAMLTITFCLEDGPKRYTIGRTLIPRYFRSIFEGGATELYYVLKHPKESFHNNFVSLDCDQCTMVTQNGKPMFTQVCVEGRLYLEFMFDDMMRIKTWHFSIRQHRELIPRSILAMHAQDPQMLDQLSKNITRCGLSNSTLNYLRLCVILEPMQELMSRHKTYSLSPRDCLKTCLFQKWQRMVAPPAEPSRQAPNKRRKRKMSGGSTISGGGGTNNNNNNKKKSPGSGFPLSSQVPDVMVVGEPTLMGGEFGDEDERLITRLENTQFDAANGIDDEDSFNNSPALGSNSPWNNKAPSSQESKSDNPTSQASQ
- the ldb1b gene encoding LIM domain-binding protein 1b isoform X1, which encodes MAMSEQLETEGGCSSKSFKLYSPKEPPNGSTFPPFHPGTMLDRDVGPTPMYPPTYLEPGIGRHTPYGNQTDYRIFELNKRLQNWTEECDNLWWDAFTTEFFEDDAMLTITFCLEDGPKRYTIGRTLIPRYFRSIFEGGATELYYVLKHPKESFHNNFVSLDCDQCTMVTQNGKPMFTQVCVEGRLYLEFMFDDMMRIKTWHFSIRQHRELIPRSILAMHAQDPQMLDQLSKNITRCGLSNSTLNYLRLCVILEPMQELMSRHKTYSLSPRDCLKTCLFQKWQRMVAPPAEPSRQAPNKRRKRKMSGGSTISGGGGTNNNNNNKKKSPGSGFPLSSQVPDVMVVGEPTLMGGEFGDEDERLITRLENTQFDAANGIDDEDSFNNSPALGSNSPWNNKAPSSQESKSDNPTSQASQ